The following coding sequences are from one Lujinxingia vulgaris window:
- a CDS encoding DUF6178 family protein, which produces MSNDKIVELNPQRSAPGIARALIAGQDSSLGPGNPVEQIQAILDRPDAEGFIPSINPHSLFRLIKEAGFDQGVDLVPYASPEQIQVIIDLDCWEGDHLSGRRMATWMAVLVAEADDVRFKQVIRDLDPEVIALYFKAHVEAVEVLDPEEGIPDHLPDRVELSPDNAYALVYTDDEDIAALMRAMVKRLYEVDPAMAWTLFEAVRWELTSQMEEMALQWRTSRLEEFGYVARTEALAVYAYLNPVRFRERWEKGDLEAKVQLATPETFDVPRVLVENLDERLFFFKVVDALDDEALIERIAAELTALNNRTMIADGIEPGEIETGREVVRRTGGYLSLGLEFVSRTELARAERVIRTVPLRQLFQVGYSLAHNLKLKAAQLEQRPTLTLVEDLPYSLLNPDEAALFEGLSAVRPTFAADRATFDIFHTQSQVDQAALRIGMLAFKQLWLFGVTRHRVEDLAALLYNDKLVNEADQASFDVFFASSLATHLIAGKPWVRGLTEAELRELPQKLRQAPWGDDPIGYFEPVIGPILVELPPATSGLATRWLRETLAQLVDEFGQVGDFIGAEPYTEHLLVAAE; this is translated from the coding sequence ATGAGCAATGATAAGATCGTCGAGTTGAACCCCCAACGCTCAGCCCCGGGCATCGCCCGGGCGCTGATCGCCGGCCAGGACTCCTCGCTGGGGCCGGGCAACCCCGTCGAACAGATCCAGGCCATCCTCGATCGCCCCGACGCCGAAGGCTTCATCCCCAGCATCAACCCCCACAGCCTTTTTCGGCTGATCAAAGAGGCGGGCTTTGATCAGGGCGTCGATCTTGTGCCCTACGCCAGCCCCGAGCAGATTCAGGTCATCATCGACCTGGACTGCTGGGAGGGCGATCACTTAAGCGGCCGCCGCATGGCCACCTGGATGGCGGTGCTGGTCGCCGAGGCCGACGATGTGCGCTTTAAGCAGGTCATCCGCGATCTCGATCCGGAGGTCATCGCGCTCTACTTCAAGGCGCACGTGGAGGCCGTGGAGGTGCTCGACCCGGAGGAGGGCATCCCCGATCATCTTCCGGATCGCGTGGAGCTGAGCCCGGACAACGCCTACGCGCTCGTCTACACCGACGATGAAGATATCGCCGCCCTGATGCGCGCGATGGTCAAACGTCTTTATGAAGTGGACCCGGCCATGGCCTGGACGCTTTTTGAGGCGGTGCGCTGGGAGCTGACCTCGCAGATGGAGGAGATGGCCCTGCAGTGGCGCACAAGCCGCCTGGAGGAGTTCGGTTATGTGGCGCGCACCGAGGCGCTGGCCGTCTACGCCTACCTCAACCCGGTGCGCTTTCGGGAGCGCTGGGAGAAGGGCGACCTGGAGGCCAAAGTCCAACTCGCCACGCCCGAGACCTTCGATGTGCCGCGGGTGCTCGTTGAAAACCTGGATGAGCGCCTCTTCTTCTTCAAGGTCGTCGACGCCCTCGACGATGAGGCGCTGATCGAGCGCATCGCCGCCGAGCTCACCGCGCTCAACAACCGCACGATGATCGCCGACGGCATTGAGCCTGGCGAGATCGAGACGGGCAGGGAGGTGGTGCGCCGCACCGGCGGGTACTTAAGCCTGGGCCTGGAGTTTGTCTCCCGCACCGAGCTTGCGCGCGCCGAGCGGGTGATCCGCACGGTGCCGCTGCGACAGCTCTTTCAGGTGGGGTATTCGCTGGCGCATAACCTCAAGCTCAAAGCTGCGCAGCTTGAGCAGCGCCCCACGCTCACCCTCGTCGAAGATCTGCCCTATTCGCTGCTCAACCCCGATGAGGCGGCGCTCTTTGAGGGCCTGAGCGCGGTGCGACCGACCTTTGCCGCCGATCGCGCCACCTTCGACATTTTTCATACGCAGTCGCAGGTCGATCAGGCCGCGTTGCGCATCGGGATGCTGGCGTTTAAGCAGCTCTGGCTCTTCGGGGTGACGCGCCACCGGGTCGAAGACCTGGCCGCGCTCCTCTACAACGACAAGCTGGTCAACGAGGCCGATCAGGCCAGCTTCGACGTCTTCTTTGCGAGCTCGCTGGCCACCCACCTGATCGCCGGCAAGCCCTGGGTGCGAGGCCTGACCGAAGCGGAGCTTCGCGAACTTCCCCAGAAACTCCGTCAGGCGCCCTGGGGCGACGATCCGATCGGTTATTTTGAGCCGGTCATCGGTCCGATTCTTGTGGAGCTTCCACCGGCCACCAGCGGTCTGGCCACGCGCTGGCTGCGTGAGACGCTGGCGCAGCTGGTCGATGAGTTCGGGCAGGTCGGCGACTTTATCGGCGCCGAGCCTTATACCGAACACCTGCTCGTCGCGGCCGAATAA
- a CDS encoding lysine--tRNA ligase yields the protein MSELPEHLKAWPYREAHKIVERSEKTKSGDEKGDKPTLFETGFGPSGLPHIGTFAEVARTTWVRKAYEHLTGRPTRLVAFSDDLDGLRKVPQNMPNQELIAEHLGKPLCDIPDPFGEEESFSGYMNAQLRRFLDSFGFEYDFVSSNEQYRSGAFNPGLTRILEKYEEVRGVITPTLSQEKRADWSPFFPICRKCGKVYTTRITGVNPDAGTVSYACDKSFRGIESCGNQDTVPVTDGNVKVGWKVDWAMRWYVLGVDYEMYGKDLIESAELSAKIVRVLGGEPPAGMFYELFLDENGAKISKSVGSGLTIDEWLQYGTLESLSWFIFQNPVKAKKLHFDVIPRSTDDHLQARAEFGRADEDERLNNPITFIEYDKIDAGEELGFESDLTYSMILNLVSVLNTGDKEIIREYLQRYDAHSEADDAVIDDMIDRAARYYQDFIVPTKEYELPSDEMMPSVRQLRDFLAGYEGSDAEELQSATYSAGKDHGVALGKWFKTMYRMLLGQDRGPRLGTFIHLYGVKETLALIDERIAQKEAEGSDAESGDDA from the coding sequence ATGAGTGAGTTGCCCGAACACCTCAAAGCCTGGCCCTACCGCGAAGCCCACAAGATTGTGGAGCGCTCCGAGAAGACCAAATCCGGCGACGAGAAGGGCGATAAACCCACGCTCTTTGAGACGGGCTTCGGTCCCAGCGGCCTGCCGCATATCGGCACCTTTGCCGAGGTCGCTCGCACCACCTGGGTGCGCAAGGCCTATGAGCATCTCACCGGCCGCCCCACGCGTCTGGTCGCCTTCAGCGACGACCTCGACGGACTTCGTAAAGTGCCGCAGAACATGCCCAACCAGGAGCTCATCGCCGAGCATCTGGGCAAGCCGCTTTGCGACATCCCCGACCCCTTTGGTGAGGAAGAGAGCTTCTCGGGTTACATGAACGCCCAGCTGCGCCGTTTTCTCGACTCTTTCGGCTTCGAGTACGACTTCGTCTCGTCCAACGAGCAGTACCGCAGCGGTGCGTTTAACCCCGGGCTGACCCGCATCCTGGAAAAGTACGAAGAGGTGCGCGGCGTCATCACGCCCACGCTCAGCCAGGAGAAGCGCGCCGACTGGAGCCCCTTCTTCCCCATCTGCCGCAAGTGCGGCAAGGTCTACACGACCCGCATCACCGGGGTAAATCCCGACGCCGGAACCGTCTCGTACGCCTGCGATAAGTCCTTCCGCGGCATCGAGTCCTGCGGCAATCAGGACACCGTCCCGGTCACCGACGGCAACGTCAAAGTCGGCTGGAAGGTCGACTGGGCGATGCGCTGGTACGTGCTCGGCGTCGACTACGAGATGTACGGCAAAGATCTCATCGAGTCGGCCGAACTCTCCGCCAAGATCGTGCGCGTGCTCGGCGGCGAGCCCCCGGCGGGCATGTTTTATGAGCTCTTTTTGGATGAGAACGGGGCGAAGATCTCCAAGAGCGTCGGCAGCGGCCTGACCATCGACGAGTGGCTGCAGTACGGCACACTCGAGAGCCTGAGCTGGTTTATTTTCCAGAACCCGGTCAAGGCCAAGAAGCTGCACTTCGACGTGATCCCGCGCTCCACCGACGACCACCTGCAGGCCCGCGCCGAGTTCGGCCGCGCCGACGAAGACGAGCGTCTCAACAACCCGATCACCTTTATCGAGTACGATAAGATCGATGCTGGCGAGGAGCTCGGCTTTGAGAGCGACCTGACCTACTCGATGATCCTCAACCTGGTGAGCGTGCTCAACACCGGCGACAAGGAGATCATCCGCGAGTACCTCCAGCGCTACGATGCGCACTCGGAGGCCGACGATGCGGTGATCGACGACATGATCGATCGCGCCGCGCGCTACTACCAGGACTTCATCGTCCCGACCAAAGAGTACGAACTTCCGTCGGACGAGATGATGCCGAGTGTGCGTCAGCTACGCGACTTCCTGGCCGGCTACGAGGGCAGCGACGCCGAGGAGTTGCAGTCGGCCACTTACTCCGCCGGCAAAGACCACGGCGTGGCGCTCGGCAAGTGGTTTAAGACGATGTACCGCATGCTGCTCGGCCAGGATCGCGGCCCGCGCCTGGGCACCTTCATCCACCTCTACGGGGTTAAAGAGACCCTGGCGTTGATCGATGAGCGCATCGCTCAGAAAGAGGCCGAAGGGTCAGACGCTGAGAGCGGCGACGACGCCTGA